One region of Streptomyces sp. NBC_00442 genomic DNA includes:
- a CDS encoding carboxylate--amine ligase has product MAGSGVLFRADRDVPGLIVKFGNYPLHHGGVGAIRSLGRLGVPMYAITEDRRTPAAHSRYLTRAFAWPTTGAEEPAALVDGLLAVGRRIGRPAVLIPTDEEAAVLIAEHQKELADLFLFPPVAPELPRRLASKQGLHELCVEHGVPSPAAAFPETYADVEDFAEHALFPVVAKNREAFVRRRNPAVAGTTRIENRPHLLALARRWGERPGVILQEYLPREHAEDWIVHAYFDENCAPLALFTGVKVRSWPPHAGMTASAYVVDNPELAALAKQFVKRIGFTGIVDLDLRFDRRDGRYKLLDFNPRMGAQFRLFESEAGVDVVRAQHLHLTGRRVPEGEQCAGRRYVVENIDLPALLAYRRSGYSTPHAPGRPAGTELAWIARDDPWPFLTMLARFVRPGARHLYRLWRSSRRASAG; this is encoded by the coding sequence GTGGCGGGCAGTGGCGTGCTGTTCAGGGCGGACCGGGACGTGCCCGGACTGATCGTGAAGTTCGGGAACTATCCGTTGCACCACGGAGGGGTCGGCGCCATCCGCAGTCTCGGCAGACTGGGTGTGCCGATGTACGCGATCACCGAGGACCGCAGGACACCCGCGGCGCACTCCCGCTATCTCACGCGGGCCTTCGCCTGGCCGACGACCGGCGCCGAGGAGCCGGCCGCGCTGGTCGACGGGCTGCTCGCCGTCGGCAGACGGATCGGGCGGCCCGCCGTTCTGATCCCCACCGACGAAGAGGCGGCGGTGCTGATCGCCGAGCACCAGAAGGAGCTCGCGGACCTCTTCCTCTTCCCGCCCGTGGCACCGGAGTTGCCCCGGCGCCTCGCCAGCAAGCAGGGGCTGCACGAACTGTGCGTGGAGCACGGTGTGCCGTCCCCGGCTGCCGCCTTCCCCGAGACGTACGCCGACGTCGAGGACTTCGCCGAGCACGCGCTCTTCCCGGTGGTGGCCAAGAACCGCGAGGCGTTCGTGCGGCGCCGCAACCCCGCGGTGGCGGGGACCACCCGGATCGAGAACCGGCCGCACCTGCTCGCGCTGGCCCGTCGCTGGGGCGAGCGGCCTGGCGTGATCCTCCAGGAGTACCTGCCGCGCGAGCACGCCGAGGACTGGATCGTGCACGCCTACTTCGACGAGAACTGCGCGCCGCTCGCGCTGTTCACCGGCGTGAAGGTGCGGTCCTGGCCGCCGCACGCCGGGATGACGGCCAGTGCGTACGTCGTCGACAACCCCGAACTGGCCGCGCTGGCCAAGCAGTTCGTGAAGCGGATCGGGTTCACCGGCATCGTCGACCTCGATCTGCGCTTCGACCGCCGCGACGGCCGGTACAAGCTTCTGGACTTCAACCCGCGCATGGGCGCCCAGTTCCGCCTCTTCGAGAGCGAGGCGGGCGTCGATGTCGTGCGCGCCCAGCACCTCCACCTCACGGGCCGCCGGGTGCCGGAGGGCGAACAGTGCGCCGGGCGCCGCTATGTGGTCGAGAACATCGATCTGCCCGCGCTGCTCGCCTACCGGCGCAGCGGCTACTCCACCCCGCACGCGCCCGGCCGTCCGGCCGGCACCGAGCTCGCCTGGATCGCGCGGGACGACCCTTGGCCCTTCCTGACGATGCTGGCCCGCTTCGTGCGGCCCGGGGCGCGGCACCTGTACCGGCTCTGGCGCAGCTCCCGGCGCGCGTCGGCCGGATGA
- the fahA gene encoding fumarylacetoacetase, with the protein MSEQSPLDVAEGDPFGPHNLPYGVFSTPDRPADRRVGVRIGDHVVDAGAAAHALGSPYAALLAKPSLNPLLAAGRTAWRDVRRALTAWVTVPAHRPVIEPLLHPLAEVEMHLPYEVADYVDFYASEHHATNVGRIFRPDGAALTPNWKHLPIGYHGRSGTIVVSGTEVRRPQGQRKAPADPAPVFGPSVKLDIEAEVGFVVGTPSALGEPVDLASFDDHVFGLFLLNDWSARDIQAWEYVPLGPFLGKSFATSVSAWVTPLEALTAARVAPPARDFPLLPYLDDSAEEVPGGFDLRITVSINGTAVAEPPFSSMYWTAAQQLAHMTVNGASLRTGDVFGSGTVSGPERGQRGSLLELTWNGTEPLELPEGKRTFLEDGDEVTLTAWAAGPHGVPVGLGEVRGRVTPSP; encoded by the coding sequence ATGTCCGAGCAGAGCCCGCTCGACGTGGCCGAGGGCGACCCCTTCGGCCCGCACAACCTCCCGTACGGCGTCTTCTCCACGCCGGACCGCCCGGCCGACCGCAGGGTCGGCGTCCGCATCGGCGACCACGTCGTGGACGCGGGGGCGGCGGCGCACGCGCTGGGCTCCCCGTACGCGGCGCTCCTCGCCAAGCCGAGCCTCAACCCGCTGCTCGCGGCGGGGCGCACGGCCTGGCGCGATGTGCGCCGGGCGCTCACCGCCTGGGTGACGGTGCCCGCGCACCGCCCGGTGATAGAGCCCCTGCTGCATCCGCTCGCCGAGGTCGAGATGCACCTTCCGTACGAGGTCGCCGACTACGTCGACTTCTACGCGAGCGAACACCACGCCACCAACGTCGGCCGGATCTTCCGTCCCGACGGCGCGGCGCTCACCCCCAACTGGAAGCACCTGCCCATCGGTTACCACGGCAGGTCCGGCACGATCGTGGTCTCGGGCACGGAGGTGCGCCGCCCCCAGGGCCAGCGCAAGGCCCCCGCAGACCCGGCGCCGGTGTTCGGGCCGTCCGTCAAACTGGACATCGAGGCCGAGGTGGGCTTCGTGGTGGGCACGCCGTCCGCGCTGGGCGAACCGGTGGACCTGGCCTCCTTCGACGACCACGTCTTCGGCCTGTTCCTGCTCAACGACTGGTCGGCGCGGGACATCCAGGCCTGGGAGTACGTGCCGCTCGGCCCCTTCCTCGGCAAGTCCTTCGCGACGTCGGTCTCGGCATGGGTCACCCCCCTCGAAGCCCTGACGGCGGCCCGCGTCGCCCCGCCGGCCCGTGACTTCCCGCTCCTGCCCTACCTGGACGACTCCGCCGAGGAGGTACCGGGCGGGTTCGACCTGCGCATCACGGTCTCGATCAACGGCACGGCCGTCGCGGAGCCGCCGTTCTCCTCGATGTACTGGACGGCCGCGCAGCAGCTGGCCCACATGACGGTGAACGGCGCGTCGCTGCGCACGGGGGACGTGTTCGGCTCGGGCACGGTCAGCGGGCCCGAGCGCGGCCAGCGCGGATCGCTCCTCGAACTGACCTGGAACGGCACGGAGCCGCTGGAACTGCCCGAGGGCAAGCGGACGTTCCTGGAGGACGGCGACGAGGTGACCCTCACGGCCTGGGCGGCCGGCCCGCACGGCGTGCCGGTCGGCCTGGGCGAGGTCCGCGGCCGCGTCACCCCGTCGCCGTAA